In the genome of Pieris rapae chromosome 6, ilPieRapa1.1, whole genome shotgun sequence, one region contains:
- the LOC111002925 gene encoding tetratricopeptide repeat protein 5, with the protein MANGGEEHSVSVDKANKFIENLSKELQELYSYRDMFFENHPIEMAKNKHKYVEEKKDKLVEKFESVDVDTEIPFSLRAQFQYLKGRCYNVSIKYDARATQSLSKAVKLNPHMVEAWNELGECYWKNINVKEARACFEGALKHERNRITLRCLSIILRQEAGAKKDGEATQMILKSVEYAKEAVSQDTADGQSWIILGNSYLCQYFTVSQDPAILKQCMSAYKQAYTDLIARGQPDLYYNKAIALKYEEKYSEALDTFNRACDLDPLWMPPDRERTKLRQFLASAVDLLRTRGKIKCKRLANMLQSVDKKMLGDYLPDRFVTLGARRDVNLELVRINTLQEGPNENKVILGRVVGSIHSENAVPFAFAIIDDSMKCVLVTAYNWAAGRGTLIGDWVAIPEPHLKSHNVVTPEMKYVFQSIRVNNPMKLFVNGRRVERAQIAGTRVSSTYEMH; encoded by the exons atggcTAACGGGGGTGAAGAACATTCTGTGTCGGTGGACAAAgcgaataaatttattgaaaatttatcg AAAGAGTTACAAGAATTATATTCTTATCGTGATATGTTCTTTGAGAACCATCCCATAGAAATGGCAAAAAATAAGCATAAATATGTGGAAGAGAAAAAGGACAAATTAGTAGAAAAATTTGAAAGTGTTgatg tgGACACTGAAATTCCATTTTCGCTTAGAGCCCAATTTCAATATCTAAAAGGAAGATGTTATAATGTGAGTATTAAATATGATGCAAGAGCTACGCAGTCTTTGAGTAAAGCTGTTAAATTAAACCCTCATATGGTTGAAGCATGGAATGAACTTGGGGAGTGCtattggaaaaatattaatgttaaagaGGCCAGAGCTTGCTTTGAAGGTGCCTTGAaacat gaaagaAACAGAATAACGCTCCGTTGCCTCTCCATAATACTACGGCAAGAAGCTGGTGCAAAGAAAGATGGTGAAGCTACACAAATGATACTAAAAAGTGTTGAATATGCTAAAGAAGCCGTTTCACAAGATACTGCAGATGGTCAGTCATGGATAATTTTGGGCAATTCCTACCTTTGCCAATATTTCACAGTGTCACAAGATCCGGCAATTTTAAAGCAATGCATGAGTGCATACAAACAGGCCTACACAGACCTAATTGCAAGAGGCCAACCCGATTTGTACTATAATAAGGCTATT GCATTAAAGTACGAAGAGAAATACAGTGAGGCCCTAGACACTTTCAACAGGGCGTGTGACCTCGACCCTCTATGGATGCCACCGGATCGCGAACGCACAAAATTACGACAGTTTTTGGCAAGTGCCGTTGATTTACTGCGCACGCGTGGGAAGATTAAATGCAAACGCCTTGCTAATATGCTGCAA tctGTGGACAAAAAGATGTTAGGGGACTACTTGCCTGACCGATTTGTGACCCTTGGAGCGAGGCGAGATGTTAACCTCGAGTTGGTAAGAATAAATACGCTACAAGAAGGTCCCAATGAGAACAAAGTGATATTAGGACGCGTGGTCGGCTCCATACATAGCGAAAATGCCGTGCCCTT CGCGTTTGCCATTATAGATGACAGTATGAAGTGTGTGTTAGTAACGGCATACAACTGGGCGGCTGGCAGGGGCACCCTCATTGGGGACTGGGTTGCCATCCCGGAGCCGCATTTGAAATCTCATAATGTTGTCACACCGGAAAtg AAATACGTTTTTCAGTCGATTCGTGTAAATAATCCAATGAAATTATTCGTCAATGGTCGTCGCGTTGAACGTGCGCAAATTGCGGGCACGCGCGTCTCCAGTACGTACGAGATGCACTGA
- the LOC111002921 gene encoding uncharacterized protein LOC111002921, producing MFCEDACLGSSCGLEKMRSINDKLNTEVVERINGSQELVMLTNFARESNEYHYKKCLQERISDVSSWRWVLEDLSKRLDEAIRALKYEENALGVVVERIKDEIQIHSKQASRPGAMNPLCDVVEEAIMQEYNFLKEEKKKFENLIPELKQQTANLEKTKKRIDKDIHVKDQAISVDENCVDKNYSDAVVDANWKEKKKKGLPIKKWEKRCLTLKRAGLRALSNSIVTRQQVRGARTQLSYAAQAMSARVDTVLRRRIHSNAHKLDDLKWQKEEIPPTCSVKCNIQNRLHLK from the exons ATGTTTTGTGAAGATGCCTGTCTGGGTAGTTCTTGTGGGTTAGAAAAAATGCGGAGTATTAATGATAAGCTGAATACGGAGGTTGTTGAACGAATAAATGGCTCTCAGGAACTGGTGATGCTCACAAACTTTGCTCGGGAGTCAAACGAGTACCATTATAAGAAATGTCTTCAGGAAAG AATTTCAGATGTCAGCTCCTGGAGATGGGTGCTTGAAGACCTATCTAAACGTCTTGATGAAGCAATTCGAGCCCTGAAGTACGAGGAAAATGCACTAGGAGTAGTGGTCGAGCGTATAAAGgatgaaattcaaattcattcaAAACAAGCATCAAGGCCTGGTGCCATGAATCCCCTTTGCGATGTAGTCGAAGAAGCAATCATGCag GAATATAATTTCCTAAaggaagaaaagaagaaatttgAAAACCTTATTCCGGAACTGAAACAACAGACTGCAAACTTGGAGAAGACTAAAAAAAGAATAGACAAAGATATACACGTCAAAGATCAGGCAATAAGCGTGGACGAAAACTGTgtggataaaaattattcagatGCAGTTGTTGATGCTAATTGGAaagagaagaagaagaa AGGTTTACCGATAAAGAAATGGGAAAAGCGATGTCTCACTTTGAAAAGAGCGGGATTGAGAGCCTTGAGTAATTCTATTGTCACGCGACAACAG GTAAGAGGAGCGAGGACCCAACTATCTTACGCTGCGCAGGCGATGTCCGCTCGCGTAGACACAGTATTGAGGCGACGCATACATTCAAACGCACACAAGTTGGACGACTTAAAATGGCAGAAGGAAGAG atCCCTCCAACATGCAGTGTCAAATGCAATATCCAAAATAGATTGCACCTTAAATGA